In Euphorbia lathyris chromosome 9, ddEupLath1.1, whole genome shotgun sequence, the following are encoded in one genomic region:
- the LOC136206373 gene encoding binding partner of ACD11 1, with product MALRTVKVSNVSLGATEQDIKEFFSFSGGIDYVELQGVNERSQIAYVTFKDSQGTETAVLLSGATIVDQSVTIELASDYKLPAAASVPTTVGANTSAPGSESAIQKAEDIVSSMLAKGFILGKDAVNKAKSFDEKHQFSSAATSKVTSLDQKIGLSEKITAGTSIVSEKVKEVDEKFRVSETTKSAFAAAEQTVSNAGSTIMKNRYVLTGATWVTGAFSRVAKAAGEVGQKTKEKVQAEEEQGHIAEGYTQIHESDSPNMSEKMSKRSL from the exons ATGGCG CTAAGAACTGTGAAAGTCAGCAATGTTTCCTTAGGTGCAACCGAACAAGACATAAAGgagttcttttctttttctggtGGAATTGATTATGTTGAATTGCAGGG tGTTAACGAGCGATCTCAAATAGCATATGTCACCTTCAAGGATTCCCAAGGAACAGAGACTGCAGTTCTTCTTTCG GGGGCAACAATAGTTGATCAGTCGGTTACCATTGAACTTGCTTCAGATTATAAGCTGCCAGCTGCTGCTTCCGTCCCAACCACT GTTGGAGCTAACACAAGCGCCCCTGGTAGTGAATCTGCTATCCAAAAGGCTGAGGATATTGTAAGCAGCATGCTTGCCAAAGGCTTCATTCTTGGAAAAGATGCAGTCAACAAAGCAAAGTCATTTGACGAGAAGCACCAGTTCTCTTCAGCTGCCACCTCTAAAGTTACATCTCTGGATCAAAAAATTGGATTGAGTGAGAAAATCACTGCTGGTACAAGCATTGTCAGTGAAAAAGTGAAggaagttgatgagaagtttcGCGTTTCTGAGACGACCAAGTCTGCCTTTGCAGCTGCTGAGCAGACAGTTAGCAATGCTGGATCCACTATAATGAAGAACCGTTATGTATTAACAGGAGCAACATGGGTTACTGGTGCATTCAGCAGAGTTGCTAAAGCAGCTGGGGAAGTTGGACAGAAAACAAAAGAGAAGGTTCAGGCGGAGGAGGAACAAGGTCATATAGCAGAAGGATATACCCAAATTCATGAGTCTGACTCTCCGAATATGAGTGAGAAAATGTCCAAAAGATCACTCTAA